The following coding sequences lie in one Triticum urartu cultivar G1812 unplaced genomic scaffold, Tu2.1 TuUngrouped_contig_114, whole genome shotgun sequence genomic window:
- the LOC125526636 gene encoding cysteine synthase 2-like: MAAAPAAVAAAAAASLSLFAYYLLFGRSGSKFPWTRTTGADDRRTRRKGLVEAVGNTPLIRINSLSDATGCEILGKAEFLNPGGSVKDRVAVKIIEEALKSGDLVCGGVVTEGSAGSTAISLATVAPAYGCRCHVVIPDDAAVEKSQIIEALGATVERVRPVSITHRDHFVNIARRRALEANIASAQREPNDIQTNGSAYVDTKTLNSKQTNGSAHASSEVPDTGKCCPNSDSKGGFFADQFENMANYQVHYEWTGPEIWKQTKGTVHAFVAAAGTGGTIAGVSRYLKEMNRNVRCFLMDPPGSGLFNKVTRGVMYTKEEAEGKRLKNPFDTITEGIGINRVTANFMMAELDGAYRGTDREAVEMSRFLLRRDGLFVGSSSAMNCVGAVRVARDLGPGHTIVTILCDSGMRHLSKFFNDEYLANHGLTPTATGLEFLDQ; encoded by the exons ATGGCGGCTGCTCCTGCCGCCGTCGCAGCCGCTGCGGCCGCCTCCTTATCCTTGTTTGCGTACTACCTCCTCTTCGGCAGGAGCGGGTCCAAGTTCCCATGGACCCGCACCACCGGCGCGGACGACCGGAGGACGCGGCGGAAGGGCCTCGTGGAGGCCGTCGGCAACACGCCCCTCATCCGCATAAACAGCCTCTCCGACGCCACCGGGTGCGAG ATTCTGGGGAAGGCCGAATTTCTGAACCCGGGAGGCAGCGTGAAGGACCGCGTGGCGGTGAAGATCATCGAGGAG GCTCTGAAATCTGGGGATCTTGTCTGTGGTGGTGTAGTAACAGAAGGGAGTGCCGGCAGCACGGCTATTAGCTTGGCCACTGTTGCTCCTGCTTATGGCTGCAGGTGCCATGTTGTTATTCCTGATGATGCTGCCGTTGAGAAG TCTCAAATAATTGAAGCGCTTGGAGCTACCGTGGAACGAGTGCGTCCTGTTTCAATCACTCACAGAGACCATTTTGTCAATATTGCAAGAAGAAGGGCATTGGAAGCCAATATAGCATCAGCACAAAGGGAACCTAATGACATACAAACTAATGGTTCAGCCTATGTTGATACTAAAACGCTGAACTCCAAACAAACTAACGGTTCAGCACATGCCAGTTCTGAAGTGCCTGACACTGGCAAATGTTGCCCTAATTCTGATTCGAAGGGAGGTTTCTTTGCTGACCAGTTTGAGAATATGGCAAACTATCAAGTGCATTACGAATGGACTGGTCCTGAGATATGGAAGCAAACTAAAGGGACTGTTCATGCCTTTGTTGCTGCCGCTGGTACTGGCGGTACGATTGCTGGAGTTTCACGATATCTTAAG GAAATGAACAGAAATGTCCGATGCTTTTTAATGGATCCACCTGGATCTGGTCTGTTTAATAAGGTAACTAGAGGGGTTATGTACACAAAAGAGGAGGCTGAGGGCAAAAGGCTGAAAAATCCTTTTGACACTATTACTGAAGGAATTGGAATCAACAGGGTCACAGCAAATTTTATGATGGCAGAACTGGATGGTGCTTACCGGGGAACAGATAGAGAAGCTGTTGAGATGTCAAG GTTTCTGCTGAGAAGAGATGGACTATTTGTTGGGAGTTCTTCAGCCATGAATTGTGTCGGGGCTGTAAGAGTTGCCCGGGATTTAGGTCCAGGACATACAATTGTGACAATTCTCTGCGACAGTGGGATGAGGCATCTAAGCAAGTTCTTCAATGATGAATATTTGGCCAATCATGGGTTGACACCAACTGCTACTGGTTTGGAGTTTCTTGATCAGTAA
- the LOC125526635 gene encoding pentatricopeptide repeat-containing protein ATP4 homolog, chloroplastic-like, which yields MASLPICPSSPSSFLSWPHRPISLSFQPKNHSSSASPAAAHVSVQDSPPQDPAPPSDPGQNPKISSTARFLWVNPNSPRAAELARARAGSGRRARLAAAAAALAACEPAEAPVAAALEAAFPETPSEQDAAIVLNTAAGNPATAVLALRWFLENADVRSKVILYNVVFKVLRKRRRWSETEALWDAMLRDGVQPDNTTFSTVISCARACGPPGKAVEWFEKMPESGCSPDMLTYSVVIDAYGRAGDAEMALRLYDRARSERCQLDPVICATVIKVHSTSGNFDGALNVFEEMKAVGVKPNLVVYNTVLDAMGRAMRPWVVKTIHREMVSQKVQPNRATYCCLLQAYTRARYGEDAMIVYRKTKDEVMDIDVVLYNMLLSMCADIGYVDEAEEIFRDMKSSMDTKCKPDSWTYSSMVTLYSCTGNVPGAEAILKEMAEAGFKPNIFILTSLIRCYGKAGCTDDVVRSFGMLEDLKITPDDRFCGCLLTVAADTPVEELGKVVDCIDRSNAELGTVVKLLADRKASTESFKEAARGILSGVRGVVKMPYCNCLMDLCVNLGQMEKACALLDAALQLGIYSNVQTRTQTQWSLHLRGLSVGAALTTLHVWMNDLYTTLQSGEELPPLLGIHTGEGRNMYSDKGLASVFESHLKELDAPFHGAPDKAGWFLTTSVAAKHWLEAKKSSELVAV from the coding sequence ATGGCTTCCCTACCTATCtgcccgtcgtccccttcctccttcctctcATGGCCGCACCGCCCAATCTCGCTCTCCTTCCAGCCCAAGAACcactcctcctccgcctcgccggccgccgcacATGTCTCCGTCCAGGACTCGCCGCCCCAGGACCCGGCGCCTCCCTCCGACCCGGGCCAGAATCCCAAGATTTCCAGCACTGCGAGGTTCCTCTGGGTCAACCCCAACAGCCCGCGTGCCGCCGAACTCGCCCGCGCGCGCGCCGGATCCGGCCGCCGGGCCCGCCTCGCCGCCGCGGCTGCAGCGCTCGCCGCGTGCGAGCCCGCCGAGgcgcccgtcgccgccgcgctCGAGGCCGCCTTCCCCGAGACCCCCTCCGAGCAGGACGCCGCCATCGTGCTCAACACGGCCGCCGGCAACCCGGCCACCGCCGTGCTCGCGCTGCGCTGGTTCCTGGAGAACGCGGATGTCCGCAGCAAGGTCATCCTCTACAACGTCGTGTTCAAGGTGCTGCGCAAGCGGCGGCGCTGGAGCGAAACGGAGGCGCTCTGGGACGCGATGCTGCGGGACGGCGTGCAGCCGGACAACACCACCTTCTCGACCGTCATCAGCTGCGCGCGCGCCTGCGGCCCGCCCGGCAAGGCCGTGGAGTGGTTCGAGAAGATGCCGGAGTCGGGGTGCTCGCCGGACATGCTCACGTACTCGGTCGTGATCGACGCGTACGGCCGCGCCGGGGACGCCGAGATGGCACTCCGCTTGTACGACCGTGCCAGGTCCGAGAGATGCCAGCTCGACCCTGTCATATGCGCCACGGTGATCAAGGTGCATTCGACCAGCGGCAACTTCGACGGCGCGCTCAACGTGTTTGAGGAAATGAAGGCCGTCGGCGTCAAGCCAAACCTGGTCGTGTACAACACCGTATTGGACGCCATGGGCCGTGCCATGCGGCCGTGGGTAGTGAAGACCATCCACAGAGAGATGGTCAGCCAGAAGGTGCAGCCCAACAGGGCAACCTACTGTTGTCTCCTGCAGGCGTACACCAGGGCACGCTACGGTGAGGACGCGATGATCGTGTACCGGAAgacgaaggacgaggtgatggaCATCGACGTGGTGCTGTACAACATGCTCCTGTCAATGTGCGCCGACATCGGCTACGTCGACGAGGCCGAGGAGATCTTCAGAGACATGAAGTCGTCCATGGACACCAAGTGCAAGCCTGATAGCTGGACCTACTCATCAATGGTGACATTATATTCCTGCACTGGCAATGTCCCTGGTGCAGAGGCCATACTGAAGGAGATGGCAGAGGCAGGTTTCAAGCCCAACATCTTCATCCTCACCTCGCTCATCCGGTGCTACGGTAAAGCGGGATGCACCGACGACGTTGTCAGGTCATTCGGCATGCTAGAGGACCTCAAAATCACGCCCGACGACCGGTTCTGCGGCTGCCTTCTTACCGTGGCAGCGGATACGCCGGTGGAGGAGCTCGGCAAGGTGGTTGACTGCATCGACAGAAGCAATGCCGAGCTTGGCACCGTGGTGAAGCTCCTGGCGGACAGGAAAGCCTCCACTGAATCCTTCAAGGAGGCAGCTAGGGGCATCCTGAGCGGCGTCCGTGGCGTGGTGAAGATGCCCTACTGCAACTGCTTGATGGACCTGTGCGTGAACCTGGGGCAGATGGAGAAAGCCTGCGCGCTCCTCGACGCCGCGCTGCAGCTCGGCATCTACAGCAACGTGCAGACGAGGACGCAGACGCAGTGGTCGCTGCACCTCAGAGGCCTCTCGGTCGGCGCTGCCCTGACCACTCTCCATGTCTGGATGAACGACCTGTACACGACGCTTCAGAGCGGAGAAGAGCTGCCACCGCTGCTCGGAATCCACACAGGGGAGGGGAGGAACATGTACTCTGACAAAGGGCTGGCCTCCGTGTTCGAGTCGCATCTCAAGGAGCTCGACGCGCCCTTCCATGGCGCTCCCGACAAGGCCGGCTGGTTCCTGACGACGAGCGTTGCTGCCAAGCACTGGCTGGAGGCGAAAAAGTCGTCAGAACTAGTGGCCGTGTAG